A stretch of Pseudophryne corroboree isolate aPseCor3 chromosome 9, aPseCor3.hap2, whole genome shotgun sequence DNA encodes these proteins:
- the TMEM275 gene encoding transmembrane protein 275: protein MFTDKSTSSLAHKPVQKKTRPHGLPSPALCCACGLCIMLAGINITLVGAFAFGTFLPVNNPPIIIGPILLVVAFAFFGACCICSRRPPAHGTRKSKPGSNIGFIKPGNAAFEIETSEHTIQDTTAVQLSPTNSPVSSRKSSPVQENTKMCKLFTMEGNGPAARFTADGESIQLNLPRDPVT, encoded by the coding sequence ATGTTCACCGACAAAAGCACCTCGTCGCTGGCACATAAACCGGTACAGAAGAAAACCCGTCCGCACGGCCTGCCCTCTCCCGCCCTCTGCTGCGCCTGCGGTCTCTGCATCATGTTGGCCGGGATCAACATCACTCTAGTTGGCGCCTTTGCGTTTGGGACATTTCTGCCAGTCAACAACCCCCCAATCATCATTGGTCCCATCCTCCTTGTCGTTGCCTTTGCCTTTTTTGGGGCTTGCTGTATCTGCAGCCGGAGACCCCCCGCCCATGGCACCAGGAAGTCTAAACCGGGGTCTAACATTGGCTTTATTAAGCCAGGAAATGCGGCCTTTGAAATTGAAACCAGCGAGCACACCATACAGGACACCACTGCCGTCCAGCTGAGTCCCACCAACTCCCCGGTGTCCTCACGAAAATCTTCCCCCGTGCAAGAAAATACAAAGATGTGCAAACTCTTCACAATGGAGGGGAACGGGCCAGCCGCTAGATTCACAGCAGATGGAGAGTCTATACAGCTTAATTTACCCAGAGACCCGGTCACCTAG